The proteins below are encoded in one region of Ostrea edulis chromosome 3, xbOstEdul1.1, whole genome shotgun sequence:
- the LOC125677450 gene encoding terminal nucleotidyltransferase 5C-like: MECMNRFQVLCYEQVERLNKVMEDVIPIHGRGNFPTLDVKLKDLVQVVRDKLKAEGVCVRDIRLNGGAASYIFGTDSVRSYNDVDLIFGVDLSNGSNHAELQKIKNCVLGCLIDFLPDGVNKEKMSSCSLKEAYVQKMVKVCNEHGDKWSLISLSNNKGKNVELKFVDKMKRQFEFSVDSFQIILDSLLTFYDISSAPMSERFYPTVVAESMYGDFLEAWHHLDNKLIATRNPEEIRGGGLLKYCCLLTRGYNPAENVDIRAMERYMCSRFFIDFSDINQQRQKLDSYLNNHFSDEEDLKHEYLLTLYRVVDESTICLMGHERRQTLNLIHQLACQVYMEQERRAQNKMLEMQQFDQLNNLTIDQVFFHGPFSVSNGTQYYNLMPNVFQMNQLNGSCPHCPPPPPFLQCS, encoded by the coding sequence ATGGAATGTATGAACCGTTTTCAAGTTTTGTGCTATGAACAAGTTGAACGACTGAATAAAGTCATGGAAGATGTTATTCCAATACATGGTCGCGGGAATTTTCCCACACTGGACGTCAAGCTCAAAGATTTGGTCCAGGTTGTGAGAGACAAATTGAAGGCAGAAGGGGTATGTGTTCGAGATATTCGCTTGAATGGGGGTGCAGCAAGCTATATTTTCGGAACGGACTCGGTCCGTTCTTACAATGATGTGGATTTGATATTTGGTGTTGATCTCTCGAATGGTTCAAATCATGCCGAGCTTCAGAAAATCAAGAACTGTGTTCTTGGGTGCCTAATTGACTTTCTACCAGACGGAGTGAACAAAGAGAAAATGAGCAGCTGCAGTTTAAAAGAAGCATATGTGCAGAAAATGGTTAAAGTTTGCAATGAGCATGGCGACAAATGGAGCTTGATCTCTCTTTCTAACAACAAGGGAAAAAATGTGGAATTGAAGTTTGTGGATAAAATGAAAAGACAGTTTGAATTCAGTGTTGATTCCTTCCAAATTATTCTGGATAGCTTGTTGACTTTCTATGATATTTCTTCTGCCCCAATGAGTGAGCGGTTTTATCCAACAGTTGTTGCAGAGAGCATGTATGGAGATTTCTTGGAGGCATGGCATCATTTGGACAATAAGCTGATTGCGACTAGAAATCCAGAGGAAATCCGAGGTGGTGgcctgttgaaatattgttgtcTTCTCACAAGGGGATACAACCCAGCAGAAAATGTGGACATTCGTGCAATGGAACGATACATGTGTTCGAGATTCTTCATCGACTTCAGTGATATTAATCAGCAACGCCAAAAGCTGGACTCGTACCTTAACAATCATTTCAGCGATGAAGAGGATTTGAAACATGAATATTTGCTGACATTGTACCGTGTTGTGGATGAAAGCACAATCTGCCTTATGGGCCATGAGCGTAGACAAACTCTGAACCTGATTCACCAGCTAGCCTGCCAAGTTTACATGGAGCAGGAGCGTCGTGCTCAAAACAAAATGCTTGAGATGCAGCAATTTGACCAGTTGAACAATCTGACCATAGACCAAGTGTTTTTCCATGGTCCGTTTTCAGTCTCCAATGGCACTCAGTATTACAACCTTATGCCCAATGTGTTTCAGATGAATCAGTTGAATGGCTCCTGTCCCCATtgtccaccaccaccaccatttCTTCAGTGCTCTTAA